In Pempheris klunzingeri isolate RE-2024b chromosome 5, fPemKlu1.hap1, whole genome shotgun sequence, the DNA window GCCACTTAAATCTGTTCGTAGAGACCTGATATGATTATTACGTCGTAGTGGCTCTTTGATAACACAGGAGATCAgtttaaatgaaatcatttgtTAACTTCTGTATCTTAGTTTTCTTTGATCATCAGTTTTCAGCGGCAGgttggttatgtttaggaaaCGACGATGATTTGGGTTCAAATAGTCAAATACACTAAATATCTTCCCAGCGTCTGACTTTAAGGTCCCATGAGACgttgtcctctttctctcctgctccgtcTTTCACTAAACTCACAGTGTTTAGATTTGGTTCCCTTCATGATGTCATAAGGTCGTCTGTCCTGACGACAGAACACAGAAGTGCTGAAGGCAGGAGGAGTTGTTGTAGACAGTCTGGACAGACTGCAGGAGAACCTTAAACGATGTAGACCTGTTCCAGCAGGACGTCCAGACACCTTTAAGAACCGTCCTCTCTGCCTGCAGGAGCTGGGGAAGACCTGGGAGGAGGTGCAGAGCGAGGACGACCGCGAGCTGGTCGACGACGAGGACGAGTAAGTATTTCCCTCGGGAGTGTCGCCGGGTCGCGTCTGGGTCAGGGAAGCCCCGCCTGTCGTTGTCATGGTTATGAACCGTCATCGGTGTGACCGTGAGGTTCATACAGCCCACGTGTTTGTGGGACGTCCACATTTGGGGCGTGGAGTCGTTCTGGCACGACCGGCCCGGTTAAATAGGctgatcagcatcagcatcaatAAACATTCAGTCAGACAGAGCCAACAAGAATCACCTCAGGTATCCAGCTGGAACCTCAACGGGCCAAAACGTCCAGGTTTCACAGACTGTCTGTGAACGCCTCACTGGTTCAGTTCCATTTAGCTCCTGTGAGAGTAGATCTGACCCTGACCTTCTCTCCGGCACGTGGCCCGGCTGTCTGACGTCTCTGTGTCGTCCTCAGTGATTGGTCGGACTGGCGGGCTCATCCCGTCTCCGCGGTGTGTCTGTTCTGTGATCACCGGTCGGAGACGATGGACCAgatctacacacacatgaaggTACGGCAGCACACGGCCACACTGAGGGGACGACGACGTGTGATGGACTTCACTCATAATATGGTTTGATTGTTCCTCCTGTTTTCAGGACGCTCACGGCTTTGATCTCCACAAGCTGAGGACTGAACTCAGTAAGTCAAATATTAGCAAACAAACTCTAAACTCCAGCTGCATCTTCTTTAAACTCACCTCAACCTCTGCTCAGATCTCAGGTTCTACCAGCAGGTCAAACTGGTGAACTTCATCCGGCGGCAGATCCACCAGAGCCGCTGCTACGGCTGCCAGGAGAAGTTCGACTGCAGAGACGCCGTCCTCCGTCACATCGTGGCCGCAGGTCACATGATGAAGCTGCCGGACGCGTCGACCTGGAACCAACCGCAGTAAGTTCACCTGGACCGTCGGACTCAGTGTTCCCCCAGagtcacacctgaacacactcctccctcagagacacacctgaacacactcctcccccagagtcacacctgaacacactcctccctcagagtcacacctgaacacactcctccctcagagtcacacctgaacacactcctccctcagagacacacctgaacacactcctccctcagagacacacctgaacacactcctccctcagagacacacctgaacacactcctccctcagagacacacctgaacacactcctccctcagagacacacctgaacacactcctccctcagagacacacctgaacacactcctccctcagagtcacacctgaacacactcctccctcagagacctgaacacactcctccctcagagtcacacctgaacacactcctccctcagagacacacctgaacacactcctcccccagagtcacacctgaacacactcctcccccagagacacacctgaacacactcctccctcagagacacacctgaacacactcctccctcagagacacacctgaacacactcctcccccagagtcacacctgaacacactcctccctcagagacacacctgaacacactcctccctcagagacctgaacacactcctccctcagagacctgaacacactcctcccccagagtcacacctgaacacactcctccctcagagacacacctgaacacactcctccctcagagacctgaacacactcctccctcagagacctgaacacactcctccctcagagacacacctgaacacactcctccctcagagacacacctgaacacactcctccctcagagacctgaacacactcctccctcagagacctgaacacactcctccctcagagtcacacctgaacacactcctccctcagagacctgaacacactcctccctcagagacctgaacacactcctccctcagagacctgaacacactcctccctcagagtcacacctgaacacactcctccctcagagtcacacctgaacacactcctccctcagtcacacctgaacacactcctccctcagagacacacctgaacacactcctccctcagagacacacctgaacacactcctccctcagagacctgaacacactcctccctcagagacacacctgaacacactcctccctcagagacctgaacacactcctccctcagagacacacctgaacacactcctccctcagagacacacctgaacacactcctccctcagagacacacctgaacacactcctccctcagagacacacctgaacacactcctccctcagagacacacctgaacacactcctccctcagagtcacacctgaacacactcctccctcagagacctgaacacactcctccctcagagacacacctgaacacactcctccctcagagacacACCTGTTACACAGTACCAAACCAAAGGGCTTAAAGGTTGGTAAGTGACTGACCTGGATCTGTCCTCAGGTATTACTTCCCCACGTATGAGAACGACGCCCTCCTGTGCACGCTGTCCGACAGCGACGAGGACGAAAGCGACCAGACGAATCACGGCGAGGACGTCCCGGTTATCGCAGAGGACATCTCCAACCTCAGAGCGCTCAGACAGACCAGCGTCCTCAACCAGCTGCTGAAGAAGCGAGGATCCTGCAGCTAAGATGGTTGGACGCTTCCTCTGTGGACCAGAGCTGTGCAGGACTGAGAGGAACTGACCCGGCAGAGGGGTTTCCACTGCAGCTGTCAGCACACATGGAGCTTTGAGGGTCcagggtcctctgtgtccacatcctggtgtctgagtgactggtaggtagtaaaagtgttggaactggtccagtagatcacagtaggtccactaaaagagcttgtttgatccactgacaggctcagagtgttattctaagtgtgtgacagcatcatggaaaggatccctacagagagagacctggaagatccttttggtttaaccacaaacagcacacacaccagactacattcactaaaacagggattttagagaacaggacacaggagctgctgctctgctgctgcctccatcagtcagtgtgtttgtgttatcgtctgactttggtgttttaaagggtcagtttggatccaacacaatgtttgtttaacacacaacaacacaaacacactaacagatggagacagcagcagagcagcagctcctgtgtcctgtgagctaaaatccctgtttttgtcaatggagtctggtgtgtttgaagacagTGGTATAAccggaccaattccaacacttctGGTACCTACCAGTGATccagacaccagaatatgtacaaacaaaacagaattcTCCTTTAACATTTTAGCATTTCAAACATCCTCTGGCACACAGATCATTTCAATAATGGAGCTCCATGAACAGTTCGGCTTTAACTTACTGATAATTTTTATTCAAGCAATAAAAGTAAATTCATACACGTTTGTCTTGAACATTAAGTTTATTACTTAAAGTAAAAAGTTTCCTACTGTGAATTCAGAGAATATGATGAGTAGTGGATGAAAGCTGCAGCACTAACAAACcctgacagacacagaggacTGAAGGACAAGAGAAAGTATCTTCCAGCTGTTGTGTCTGACTCCTGATCCAGCGTCAGTTTGCCGTCTCCTCCCCCTACTTGGCGGCCTTGCTGTGTTTAGCCGGGACGATGTTCTGCGATGCTTTTCCGAGTGACACCTGTCGTATGGTCGAACCGAACTGCAGCGTGCTCAGAGTCTCTGTCCCATCCTTCACGTCCGGACTCACGTTCACAAACACGCAGCACTGCAGAGGAACCAGAGACGACTGTGCATGTAAATACTGTGAGACTACAGGCGTCAGGGAGCAAAGCCAGTGTGGAGGACGTccagcagcatttaaaatgtgtctggTTAACTCTAATTACTTTGACAACACAcaacagcatcatggaaaggatccctacagagagagacctggaagatccttttggtttaaccacaaacagcacacacaccagactacattcattaaaacagggattttacatgggAGCTGcttgtctactgctgccttgatcagatggcttatttgtgttattgtgtgactttggtgtattaaagggtcagttcatccAGCTCAATATTTGTGtgccacacaataacacagacacactgactgatggaggcagcagcagagcagcagctcctgtgtcctgttctctaaaatccctgttttagtgaatgtagtctggtgtgtgtgctgtttgtggttaaaccaaaaggatcttccaggtctctctctgtagggatcctttccatgatgctgtcacacactgacgACATGCAGCAGATATTGTGTTGATGTGAGACGGATGTACTGAAGCTCTCGGCCTCctataatgaataaaaagtcCGACAGCAGCGCTCTGTGTTACCTGTGCggtgaaggaagaggagagctggCGTTTACCTTGGCGTCTCCGCTGAGGCAGGGCTGCAGGAGGTGGGTGAGTTTAGAGTTCCTGAACGGGACGTGGAGGGCGTTACACTTCAGAGCCGCGAACACCTGGAGGGAACAGGAAGTCCACCTGTGACCTCAGTTCATTTGTAGGTGGCGGCTGTCACCAAGCTAATGGGGGGGGAACTTTAAACTAGGGTCCCATCTGTACACAACCTGGTGTCTGTTATTCTGAgggtgtgacagcatcatggaaaggatccctacagagagagacctggaagatccttttggtttaaccacaaacagcacacacaccagactacattcactaaaacagggatttactCGCtttaaatcacaaatcacatcAAATGTCAATggtgaggtgatctactggtgatctactggaccagttccaacacttttactacctaccagtcactcagacaccaggatgtggacagagaggatcatgggtagaaacaggggagtgtccctttaagctaacattagctccaTGAGCTGGTTCCCTGCCTTTGAAAGGGGGTTTTAACTACTGATGCTAAAGCTAGCAGGGCTAACAGACCAGGTGAGGTCAGTGGGACACCCTACCTGCTGAGAAGTCACTTCCtgctccatctctgcctctgattggctgtgaccCTGATATTTTTACCCCATGCCTGAACCTAACCAATCAAAGCTGTGACGTCAGGGGCGTGATTGGTCGCTGTGATTGGAGGATCATGAAGTATTCAGGACCTGACTGGTCCATCCTGagcgtggcgtggcgtggcgtaCCTGTCCCAGTGCCGTCAGCGACTTATTGATGGCCGCCGCCTCCACCAGCCTCTGACCCTCCGCTTCGGTCTTGGAGATCCGTTCTGATCCGGCCAGGTCGCACAAGGTCAGCGTGCCTCGAGACGTCAGCCCGGACACCTCGTCTGAGCCCTCCACCTCCAGCGCCACCACCAGGTGAGACCGGGAACTGCGGAGGGACAACATGTGGTCACGTGATCCCGTTTCATTGGCTCCCGTGTGGCGGCGGCGGAGCAGCACCTCTGCGTGTTCATCTTGGTCGAGGCGATCTTCCTGTTCTTCTCTCCCGTCTCCATCACGCTGAGGATGTCGGCCTCGGTCCGGACCGGGATCTGGCTCAGACCCGGGACGGACACGGACTTCCCCTGGACTCTGATGTCCAGAGCGGTGCCGGAGCTTTTGACCAAAAGGTCGTTCAAAGTGTCGTTGTAGATCTCCAACATCGAAATCTGGAAAAGAACagagttggtgtgtgtttggtctGAGACCTGTTCTCATGGAAAGAGTCTGAGATCACATGTGTCATGAACtggtgtaaatgtaaatattgattgattgattgattgattgattgactgtgTGCTCTTGGCATCATTGAAAATGAGGACATGCCCTCATTGACTCCTATATTCAAATAAAggcagaatgaatgaatgagggaAAGAAGAACATGATAACTGATTACAGACCTGTGAGAATGaatgattttcaaaatgttaatttttttgttgattttctgaAAATTCAGCTAAAAACCCTTAAAATTTGAATGGAAACATAACAAGTGATCATTGAagattaaaaactaaaagataaacactgagacacattttagattttgggtgtttttatgtgctgttcagagctccacatcaaataatgatgataatattaatgataatgatgataatgataataatgataatgatgataataatgataatgataatgataataatgataatgataataatgatattaatgataataatgataatgataataatgataatgatattaatgataatgataataatgataatgataataataatgataataatgataatgataataatgataatgatattaatgataataatgataatgataataataatgataatgataataatgataatgaccATCTGACCTT includes these proteins:
- the znf277 gene encoding zinc finger protein 277 isoform X2, translating into MVVADVKLIADLPKYMLYWRGRFMEQPVTDFCSVIKTNSTGPVEKQEDYFLLCDVLPEDRILRERLQQQRLEEVLEQQQKERDDSSFHRLCMFCNEDFSGNRSSLLNHMAREHSFSIGLPDNIVYCNQFLDTLQSKLDNLQCLYCEKTFRDKTTLKDHMRKKAHRRINANNREYDRFYVINYLELGKTWEEVQSEDDRELVDDEDDDWSDWRAHPVSAVCLFCDHRSETMDQIYTHMKDAHGFDLHKLRTELNLRFYQQVKLVNFIRRQIHQSRCYGCQEKFDCRDAVLRHIVAAGHMMKLPDASTWNQPQYYFPTYENDALLCTLSDSDEDESDQTNHGEDVPVIAEDISNLRALRQTSVLNQLLKKRGSCS